In Candidatus Binatia bacterium, the sequence CAGCTGCTGGCGGCCCTCAACTTCCTCTTTCTCGAACGGCTTGTGAAACTCTTCACACAGGCGTCCCTCTCGAAGGCTCCTGCCGATGCCGCCGGGGCGCGCGCCGGCGTTCTCGGGTGGGGCGGCCTCAAGATGGCCGTCGTCTACGGCGGGGCGTTCGCGCTCACGCGGTGGAACCGGCTCGAGATCTGGCCGCTCGTCGCCGGTCTCTCCATCCCGCTCGCCGCGATCTTCCTGAAGGCCGTCATGCTGGCGCTCGCGCCGCGACGTTCGCCCTTCGGCGCGCGCAAGAGCGTCGGGTCGACGCTCGCGTTGGCGCTCCTCGCGGGTGCGCTCCTCGCCGGCGGGCTCGCGGCGGCCGGGGTCCATCCCTCGCGCGCGCTGGCCCAGCGGACGGTGACCCAGGAGGAAGCGACGCCTCCCGCCGCCCACCCGGGGGCCACGGCGCCCGAGGGCTCGGCCGCGCACACGGTGTCGCCGCCCAACGCGCCGCCGCACGACGTTCCCGCCGAGGGCGGGGAGCATGGCGGCGGCGGCGAGCAGCACCTCCCCAACTGGCTCACGATCCTGAACGATTGGCTGCCCGGGAATCCGGCCGTCCACTGGATGCACGAGAACGAGTACCTCGTGTTCGCCTGGATCGCCGGGCTCGTCTTCCTCGCGATCATCGTGATCTTCATGAAGCGCGACGCCCTCGTGCCGGGCCCCGTCCAGAACGCCATCGAGTGGGTGGTGGAGAGCATGGAGGACGTGGTCGGGGGGATGCTCGGGAAGCACACGCACCGCTACTTCCCGTTCATCATGGCGATCTTCTTCTACATCCTGACGATGAACATGATCGGCATCATTCCCGGCTTCAAGTCCGCGACCTCCACGCTCGACGTGACGCTGGCGCTCGCGCTGATCACGTTCCTCTTCGTGCAGGTCTCGGGCATCCGGAACCTCGGCATCCTGGGCTACCTGGACCACCTGGCCGGGTCGCCGCGCGACGTCGTGGGCTTCGCCATGCTCCCGGTCATGATCCCGGTGCACATCCTGGGGGAGCTGGTGAAGCCGGTGAGCCTCTCCTGCCGACTCTTCGGGAACATCTTCGGCGAGGACACGCTGATCGTGGTCTTCGTCGGGGTGGCGGCGCTCTGCCTCAAGGCGTCGCTGACCGCGCTGGCGGTGCCGCCGATGCTGGGCATCACCGCGCTCTTCATGCTGCTCCAGACGCTGACGAGCATCGTGCAGGCCCTGATCTTCTCGCTTTTGACCACGGTGTATCTCTACATGATGCTGCCCCACGAGTCGCAC encodes:
- the atpB gene encoding F0F1 ATP synthase subunit A, coding for MALAFAGLLAPSRPFGAASLLLGQLLAALNFLFLERLVKLFTQASLSKAPADAAGARAGVLGWGGLKMAVVYGGAFALTRWNRLEIWPLVAGLSIPLAAIFLKAVMLALAPRRSPFGARKSVGSTLALALLAGALLAGGLAAAGVHPSRALAQRTVTQEEATPPAAHPGATAPEGSAAHTVSPPNAPPHDVPAEGGEHGGGGEQHLPNWLTILNDWLPGNPAVHWMHENEYLVFAWIAGLVFLAIIVIFMKRDALVPGPVQNAIEWVVESMEDVVGGMLGKHTHRYFPFIMAIFFYILTMNMIGIIPGFKSATSTLDVTLALALITFLFVQVSGIRNLGILGYLDHLAGSPRDVVGFAMLPVMIPVHILGELVKPVSLSCRLFGNIFGEDTLIVVFVGVAALCLKASLTALAVPPMLGITALFMLLQTLTSIVQALIFSLLTTVYLYMMLPHESHDHGHEHAPADVPHVSGSFPTEPKEVKS